A genomic window from bacterium includes:
- a CDS encoding DUF2752 domain-containing protein produces the protein MLSALLPPSPSGFGTHRRLVPVPCGFRALTRVPCPFCGMTTGFAWMARGRIREAANANLMAPIAFMATCLLALLGLYGAVTRRGWLPAALAHPAFPRWLLGVILVFWLINLTLHFGGWHV, from the coding sequence GTGCTCTCGGCCCTGCTCCCGCCGAGCCCCAGCGGCTTCGGGACCCACCGCCGTCTCGTGCCCGTGCCGTGTGGCTTCCGGGCGCTCACGCGTGTGCCCTGTCCGTTCTGCGGCATGACCACCGGCTTCGCCTGGATGGCTCGCGGCCGCATACGCGAGGCTGCCAACGCCAACCTCATGGCCCCCATCGCCTTCATGGCCACGTGTCTGCTGGCCCTGCTGGGGCTGTACGGGGCTGTGACGAGGCGCGGCTGGCTGCCGGCAGCCCTGGCGCATCCGGCCTTCCCCCGGTGGCTCCTGGGCGTGATTCTGGTCTTCTGGCTCATCAACCTGACCCTGCATTTCGGGGGCTGGCATGTCTAG